A portion of the Mus pahari chromosome 17, PAHARI_EIJ_v1.1, whole genome shotgun sequence genome contains these proteins:
- the C17H8orf33 gene encoding UPF0488 protein C8orf33 homolog, which translates to MAEPGRPAREAPAASSRKAQRAARRPRSSRPASGASDPPLRSSVQPACDSAAGTHPVGNAVAMKQKKKNTPNRVPGTNGSEKPSEKPAPDEAPPSAEAQAEQLARELAWCVEQLELGLKTQRPTPKQKEQAVGAIRTLRSEKTPLPRKRQLMRSLFGDYRAQMDAEWREALRALKAATHSAQVQLVGEAARKKSGRVCRSRPAGRAKTTLDLTNEEFRFNFF; encoded by the exons ATGGCG GAGCCAGGGCGTCCTGCTCGGGAGGCACCAGCAGCCTCGAGTCGGAAAGCGCAGCGCGCCGCGCGCAGACCCCGGTCCTCCCGCCCAGCTTCCGGTGCCTCGGATCCGCCCCTCCGCAGTTCGGTGCAACCTGCGTGCGACTCCGCCGCCGGAACCCATCCCGTGGGCAACGCAGTGGCGAtgaagcaaaagaagaagaacacCCCGAACAGGGTCCCTGGGACAAATGGAAGCGAAAAGCCCTCCGAGAAACCTGCCCCGGACGAAGCTCCTCCTAGCGCCGAAGCCCAG GCGGAGCAGCTGGCGCGGGAGCTGGCCTGGTGTGTGGAACAGCTGGAGCTGGGTCTCAAGACGCAGAGACCCACCCCGAAGCAGA aAGAGCAGGCTGTTGGGGCAATCCGAACGTTGCGCAGTGAAAAAACCCCCTTGCCCCGGAAGAGACAGCTGATGCGCTCCTTGTTTGGGGACTACAGGGCTCAGATGGATGCAGAGTGGCGGGAGGCCCTACGGGCTCTAAAGGCTG CCACCCATTCGGCCCAGGTACAGCTCGTTGGTGAGGCCGCCAGAAAGAAGAGCGGAAGGGTCTGCAGGTCTCGTCCTGCAGGAAGAGCCA